The following nucleotide sequence is from Halobaculum sp. MBLA0147.
AGCGTCGTCAGCGGGTCGACGGCGAAGTGGGCGAGCAGACCCGCCAGTCCGGCCAGCGCCGCGAGGTAGCCACCGGCGGCGAGCGCCTTCACCCGAGTCGACCGCTCGCGGAGCGCCCCCCGCCACCCATCCGACTCGTCGGGGGAGGCATCTCCGGCACCTCCCGCCCCGCCGTCGGGGGTCTCGGTCCCCGGCGATTCGTCCGGCGTCGCCTCCGTCTCCGACGCTGCCGCCGCAGTTCCGTCGGCCGACTCCGCTCCCGTCACCGCCCTGTCACCCGGTTCCTCGGCCGTCGTAGAGTCACTCTCCGGCTCGTCACCGCGAGTGTGTCGCCACGCCGCCGCGAGGGGCCACCCGACGAGCGAACCGAGACCGCCGAGAGCGGCGAGTCCGCCGACTGCACCGTGCAGAGAGAGTCGGTCGGTCCCGTCGACACGGCCGAGTGCAGTGGGTCCGCCGTCACAGAAGAGGTACTGTGCCGTCGTCACGTCGTCCGTGTCGCCGGCGCCGTCCCCGAACGCGATCCGGCGGTTCTCGTCGACGTGTTCGAACAGGCGTGGCTCGATCTCGATCCACGTGTCCGTCTCGCCATCGGCCGTCGTCTCCAGCGTACCGTCCCCTGCCGCGTCGACGGTCACCGACCGGGCGTCCAACACGCTGAACAGTCTGTCGTAACTGGTGTACGACTGTCTGAGCGACCGGTACGTCCCCGTGAGCGCGTCCGCCGGGGTGGGCGAGTCGACCGGAGTCGGAGTCGCATCCGCGGAGTCCGCGCTCGCGTTCCCGTTGGTCGGCTCGGAGTCGGAGTCACTCGACGTCGCGTTCGACTCCGAGTTCGTCGGGAACAACTCAGCGAACAGCTCGTCCACTACGTCGCCCGCGGCCGCTCCTCCGGCAGGTGCGTCGAACGCGAGGAACAGTCCGACGTCCGACTCGGGAACCACGGCGAAGTAACTGTAGAACCCGACCGTCGCGCCGTTGTGAGACAGGATCCGCACGTCGCCACGGAACTCTTCGAAGAGACCGAAGGCCGTCCCGGACAGTTCCTCGTGGTGTGTCGCCCACTGCTCGTGGGTCGCCGCGACTGTCCCCGGTGCCAGCACGCGACTGCCGTCGAGCACCCCGTCGTTCAGGTGGAGCCGGAGGAACCGCGCGGCGTCCGGTGCCGTCGTCGACAGTGATCCGGCCGGGGTGAGTCCGAGTAGCGGGAAGGTCCCGTCCGGATACGTTCCAGTACTGGCGTGACTCGTCGCGTGCGCTCGTTCCAGAGGGTCCGGGAGCGGTTGCCGGAAGCTACTCCGGTCCATCCCGGCCGGACGCAGCAGCGTCGCGTCGATCGCCTCGTGGAACGGCGCGTCCCGTGTCGCCGCGAGCACCTGTCCGAGCAGTGCGTAGCCGAAGTTGGCGTACGACCCGACACGACCGGGCGGTCGCACACAGGCGTGCGGGTGCTCGCGGAGGTACGTCGGTAGCGAGGCGAACGCATCGTGATCGGTGATCCACATCCCGCGGTTGGTCGCCTCGAACCCGCCGCGGTGTGTCGCCAACTCCGCGATCGTGGCGACCTCGCCGCGGTAGTCGTCGACGGGCACGTCGAGGTGGCTCGTGATCGGATCGTCCGGCGCCAGGTTCCCACGCTGGATCTGGTCCATCACGGCCGTCGCGACGAACGGCTTCGAGACGGAGCCGACGCGGAACACCGTCTGCTCGGCGTCGACTGGTGTCTCCGAGGCACGGTCCACGAACCCGTACCCGGCGGTGACGGTGTCCGCGCCCGCGACGACCGCCGCCGTCGCTCCCGGAACGTCGTGCTCGTCGAGGGCCGCCGGGAGCAGGTCGTCGAGGTGCGCCCGGATCTGCGCGGCGTCGACACGCTCGCCGACGGACGCCGTCCCGTCGGGGGTGGTCGTGAGATTCTGGGTGGCGGTGTCGCGAGTGTGACTCGCCCCCGTCGGAGGCGAGTCTCGGGTCGAGGCTGCGCCTGTGTGTGTGTACCCGGCGGCGAGCGATCCGTCTCTCGGCGACGCCACCGGTACACCGGTCCCCTCTCGACTCGCGCCCGCGGCCGTCACCGGTCGAGCCAGTCCGAGTGTCGTGCCCGCACCGACCGCTGCGAGAAACGCTCGCCGCCCCGTGGCAGACTCCTCCGGTGTCTCGGCGTCGGTGTCGTGTCTTCGTGTCCGTGTCATGTGTGAACTGTCGGATCGTCGGACCGTGTCGGGGCCCGACTGATCGATCCGAGGCCCCGCTCGGTCCCGTCCGACTGGTCGTGTTCACACACAGAGTCGCACCCCGCAAGAGCGTTCTGCGAACTGGGTTTCACGAGATCGGCTCACACGGTAAAGTGACGACACCGGCGCAGGGGTGTCGACGCGACCTCGTCGCCGAAACCGCTAAGCGCGGGGGTACCGACCCACGAACGACGAGTGATGGGCGACCCGACTCCGTCTGCCGACGATCCACGCGAGGTGTTGGGAGTCGGCGGAGACGCGACACCCGACGAGATCAAACTCGCCGCCGGCGTGGCGAAACAGCAGTTCAACCCCGACCGGTACCCCGACGAGCAGAAGCGCGCCGCCCGCGAGCAGTTCTACCGCGTCCGGGCCGCCGAGGAGGCACTCCTGTCCGACGCCGACTTCGACACATTGGTCGCGAAGATAGGCAGTGGCAGCAGCGCGGAGTCACCGGCGGGGACGCGAGCGACCCCAGACAGGGAGTCGACGGGTGACGACGGGGAGTCGACGGGGATCGACCCGTACCGGGGGTCGCCGCAGCTCCGGACCAACGCGGACACCGTCGCCGTCGCCGAGCCGGTGACGGTCTCCGTCACCACGGCAGACGAGGACGGGGACGAGCCGCCGGCGTCGTGGGTCGACCGACTCCGAGTGGATGTGTGCCGACGGAGTCTGGCTGCACGAGAGTCGGAGCGGGAGCGTGGAGCGAACGCCGCGGAGGAGTCGGAGTGTGTCACCTCGGGAGTGTCGTTCGATGCGGACGGAGAGACGACTGTACGGCCGAGTGATCCGGGGCGGTACACGGTCACCGTCCGGCGCGAGGGAGATCCGCCCGTGACGGACCCGGACCAGTCGGATCGTTCCACCGAGACCGCGAGCGGGTCCGACG
It contains:
- a CDS encoding serine hydrolase domain-containing protein, producing MTRTRRHDTDAETPEESATGRRAFLAAVGAGTTLGLARPVTAAGASREGTGVPVASPRDGSLAAGYTHTGAASTRDSPPTGASHTRDTATQNLTTTPDGTASVGERVDAAQIRAHLDDLLPAALDEHDVPGATAAVVAGADTVTAGYGFVDRASETPVDAEQTVFRVGSVSKPFVATAVMDQIQRGNLAPDDPITSHLDVPVDDYRGEVATIAELATHRGGFEATNRGMWITDHDAFASLPTYLREHPHACVRPPGRVGSYANFGYALLGQVLAATRDAPFHEAIDATLLRPAGMDRSSFRQPLPDPLERAHATSHASTGTYPDGTFPLLGLTPAGSLSTTAPDAARFLRLHLNDGVLDGSRVLAPGTVAATHEQWATHHEELSGTAFGLFEEFRGDVRILSHNGATVGFYSYFAVVPESDVGLFLAFDAPAGGAAAGDVVDELFAELFPTNSESNATSSDSDSEPTNGNASADSADATPTPVDSPTPADALTGTYRSLRQSYTSYDRLFSVLDARSVTVDAAGDGTLETTADGETDTWIEIEPRLFEHVDENRRIAFGDGAGDTDDVTTAQYLFCDGGPTALGRVDGTDRLSLHGAVGGLAALGGLGSLVGWPLAAAWRHTRGDEPESDSTTAEEPGDRAVTGAESADGTAAAASETEATPDESPGTETPDGGAGGAGDASPDESDGWRGALRERSTRVKALAAGGYLAALAGLAGLLAHFAVDPLTTLSTPSVTFQFAFAGQLVGLVAAAGAVAGLAHVWRSDDWGVVGRLSYTVVTASLVGFYWLLWYWNLLVPPI
- a CDS encoding carboxypeptidase regulatory-like domain-containing protein, with the translated sequence MGDPTPSADDPREVLGVGGDATPDEIKLAAGVAKQQFNPDRYPDEQKRAAREQFYRVRAAEEALLSDADFDTLVAKIGSGSSAESPAGTRATPDRESTGDDGESTGIDPYRGSPQLRTNADTVAVAEPVTVSVTTADEDGDEPPASWVDRLRVDVCRRSLAARESERERGANAAEESECVTSGVSFDADGETTVRPSDPGRYTVTVRREGDPPVTDPDQSDRSTETASGSDDETTVAFDAVRVERPRLHVDAETPAGVDPRVPAGQPVEVRVEGAETGSSLPRARVTAENGADGTTVTATADATGRVSLALDPGYWTLSAKSPRVDDRTDDALASAERSVVVARETTTERDAAGETAAWRERVLPAVCGAGVVAGVGGGTLAVYFGGLAAAPTALGGLLVAVVGVLGYASSVE